In Pleuronectes platessa chromosome 5, fPlePla1.1, whole genome shotgun sequence, a single genomic region encodes these proteins:
- the git1 gene encoding ARF GTPase-activating protein GIT1 isoform X1, whose product MSRKLQRTEVCADCSAPDPGWTSINRGVLICDECCSVHRSLGRHISIVKHLRHSGWPPALLQMVQTLASNGANSIWEHSLLDPAQVQSGRRKPNPQDKVHPTKSEFIRAKYQMLAFVHKLPCRDDDGVTTKDLSKQLHSSVRTGSLETCLRLLSLGAQANFFHPEKGTTPLHVAAKAGQILQAELLVVYGADPGAPDINGRTPMDYARQAGHIELAERLVECQYELTDRLAFYLCGRRPDHKNGHYIIPQMADRARPKCPTQSLDLSELAKAAKKKLQALNNRLFEELAMDVYDEVDRRENDAVWLTTQNHSTLVTERSAVPFLPVNPEYSATRNQGRQKLARFNAREFATLIIDILSDAKRRQQGKGLSSPTDPLDLGIDDDQHDYDSVASDEDTDSELTTQNNNNTHRSNRAKSMDSSDLSDGPITLQEYLEVKKALASSEAKVQQLMKVNNNLSEELRRLQKEITRMQTENSALRGGQQAGGAAGHGVGGHGGGGGGHWQGGVMRGGISGGGLGGFGHGADTPGLSVPSSGAPHSNPHRRDRQAFSMYEPGAAPGPKVHGPPALDSLAARLQPLNTPSVRKGSTGGPVSYGGHHLSGSTEMGRYMKHGSGTDSDYDNTQTYDLSLRSDSRMGRSSEEEGRGDSEEGGGGETWEPDSTLPCTEDVILKTEQVTKNIQELLRAAQEFKHDSFVPCSEKIHSAVTEMASLFPKRPALDAVHGSLRLLASSASRLQVECRKAVPSEPGAPAVDYQLLTQQVIQCAYDIAKAAKQLVTITTREKKQ is encoded by the exons ATGTCAAGGAAGCTTCAGAGGACAGAAGTCTGCGCCGACTGCAGTGCGCCAG ACCCCGGCTGGACCAGTATCAACCGAGGGGTCCTGATCTGTGATGAATGCTGTTCAGTTCACCGCAGCTTAGGGCGTCATATCTCCATAGTCAAGCACCTGAGGCACAGCGGATGGCCTCCAGCACTACTGCAG ATGGTTCAGACCTTGGCCAGTAATGGGGCCAACTCCATATGGGAACACAGTCTCCTGGACCCTGCTCAGGTGCAGAGTGGTCGAAGGAAACCAAACCCCCAGGACAAAGTCCA TCCCACTAAGTCAGAGTTCATTAGAGCCAAATACCAGATGCTGGCCTTTGTACACAAGCTGCCCTGCCGCGATGATGATGGCGTCACCACCAAGGACCTCAGTAAG CAACTCCACTCCAGTGTGAGAACGGGCAGTTTAGAGACATGTCTTCGGCTCCTGTCCCTCGGGGCTCAGGCCAACTTCTTCCACCCG GAAAAAGGCACTACCCCACTCCATGTAGCAGCCAAGGCAGGCCAGATCTTGCAGGCTGAGCTCTTAGTGGTGTATGGTGCAGACCCTGGAGCACCCGACATAAACGGACGTACGCCTATGGACTATGCAAG gcAGGCTGGTCACATAGAGTTAGCAGAGCGGCTTGTGGAGTGTCAGTATGAGCTGACAGACAGGCTAGCCTTCTACCTGTGTGGACGGCGTCCAG atcACAAGAACGGCCATTATATCATTCCTCAAATGGCAGACAG AGCTCGTCCTAAGTGCCCGACACAGAG CCTGGACCTGTCAGAACTGGCCAAGGCTGCCAAGAAGAAGCTCCAAGCG CTCAATAATCGGCTGTTTGAAGAGCTAGCGATGGATGTCTACGATGAGGTGGATCGCAGAGAAAATGATGCAG TGTGGCTTACGACCCAGAACCACAGCACTCTGGTAACAGAACGCAGCGCAGTGCCCTTCCTACCAGTCAATCCTGAATACTCTGCCACACGCAACCAg GGCCGTCAGAAGCTGGCTCGGTTCAATGCTCGGGAGTTTGCCACTCTCATCATCGATATCCTGAGCGACGCTAAAAGGAGACAGCAGGGAAAAGGACTCAGCAGCCCTACAG ACCCACTGGACCTGGGTATTGATGATGACCAGCATGACTATGACAGCGTAGCATCTGATGAAGACACAGACAGTGAGCTAACcacccagaacaacaacaacacacaccgCAGCAACCGAGCAAAG agtATGGACTCGTCAGACTTGTCAGACGGTCCAATCACCTTGCAGGAGTACCTTGAGGTGAAGAAAGCCCTGGCCTCCTCAGAAGCCAAGGTGCAGCAGCTCATGAAAGTCAACAACAACCTGAGCGAGGAGCTGCGGCGGCTTCAAAAGGAG ATCACACGGATGCAGACAGAGAACAGTGCCCTGCGGGGTGGCCAGCAGGCTGGGGGGGCAGCCGGCCATGGGGTAGGAGGCCatggtggagggggaggaggccaCTGGCAAGGGGGTGTAATGCGAGGAGGAATAAGTGGAGGGGGTCTTGGTGGGTTTGGGCACGGAGCGGACACCCCGGGGCTCTCTGTGCCCTCCTCCGGGGCTCCCCACTCCAATCCCCACCGGAGAGACCGCCAGGCCTTCTCTATGTACGAGCCAGGGGCGGCCCCCGGCCCCAAGGTCCATGGCCCCCCAGCCCTGGACTCCCTGGCAGCCCGCCTGCAGCCCCTCAACACACCCAGC GTAAGGAAGGGTAGCACAGGGGGTCCAGTGTCGTATGGAGGCCATCATCTGTCTGGATCTACAGAGATGGGCAGATACATG AAGCACGGCAGTGGCACTGACAGTGACTatgacaacacacaaacatatgacCTCTCGCTAAGGTCAGATTCACG TATGGGCCGCAGCAGTGAGGAAGAGGGTCGTGGGGACTCTGAGGAAGGTGGGGGCGGTGAGACGTGGGAGCCGGACTCCACCCTGCCTTGTACAGAGGACGTCATACTGAAGACTGAGCAGGTGACCAAGAACATCCAGGAGCTGCTCAGGGCCGCCCAGGAGTTCAAACATGACAG ctttGTTCCATGTTCTGAGAAGATCCACTCTGCTGTCACTGAGATGGCCTCACTCTTCCCAAAA CGTCCAGCGTTGGATGCAGTCCACGGCTCCCTCCGGCTGTTGGCTTCCAGTGCCTCGCGGTTGCAGGTGGAGTGCCGCAAGGCGGTGCCCTCGGAGCCTGGGGCCCCCGCAGTGGACTACCAGCTCCTCACTCAGCAGGTCATCCAGTGCGCCTATGACATCGCCAAGGCCGCCAAGCAACTGGTCACCATCACCACTCGTGAGAAGAAACAGTGA
- the git1 gene encoding ARF GTPase-activating protein GIT1 isoform X3, giving the protein MSRKLQRTEVCADCSAPDPGWTSINRGVLICDECCSVHRSLGRHISIVKHLRHSGWPPALLQMVQTLASNGANSIWEHSLLDPAQVQSGRRKPNPQDKVHPTKSEFIRAKYQMLAFVHKLPCRDDDGVTTKDLSKQLHSSVRTGSLETCLRLLSLGAQANFFHPEKGTTPLHVAAKAGQILQAELLVVYGADPGAPDINGRTPMDYARQAGHIELAERLVECQYELTDRLAFYLCGRRPDHKNGHYIIPQMADSLDLSELAKAAKKKLQALNNRLFEELAMDVYDEVDRRENDAVWLTTQNHSTLVTERSAVPFLPVNPEYSATRNQGRQKLARFNAREFATLIIDILSDAKRRQQGKGLSSPTDPLDLGIDDDQHDYDSVASDEDTDSELTTQNNNNTHRSNRAKSMDSSDLSDGPITLQEYLEVKKALASSEAKVQQLMKVNNNLSEELRRLQKEITRMQTENSALRGGQQAGGAAGHGVGGHGGGGGGHWQGGVMRGGISGGGLGGFGHGADTPGLSVPSSGAPHSNPHRRDRQAFSMYEPGAAPGPKVHGPPALDSLAARLQPLNTPSVRKGSTGGPVSYGGHHLSGSTEMGRYMKHGSGTDSDYDNTQTYDLSLRSDSRMGRSSEEEGRGDSEEGGGGETWEPDSTLPCTEDVILKTEQVTKNIQELLRAAQEFKHDSFVPCSEKIHSAVTEMASLFPKRPALDAVHGSLRLLASSASRLQVECRKAVPSEPGAPAVDYQLLTQQVIQCAYDIAKAAKQLVTITTREKKQ; this is encoded by the exons ATGTCAAGGAAGCTTCAGAGGACAGAAGTCTGCGCCGACTGCAGTGCGCCAG ACCCCGGCTGGACCAGTATCAACCGAGGGGTCCTGATCTGTGATGAATGCTGTTCAGTTCACCGCAGCTTAGGGCGTCATATCTCCATAGTCAAGCACCTGAGGCACAGCGGATGGCCTCCAGCACTACTGCAG ATGGTTCAGACCTTGGCCAGTAATGGGGCCAACTCCATATGGGAACACAGTCTCCTGGACCCTGCTCAGGTGCAGAGTGGTCGAAGGAAACCAAACCCCCAGGACAAAGTCCA TCCCACTAAGTCAGAGTTCATTAGAGCCAAATACCAGATGCTGGCCTTTGTACACAAGCTGCCCTGCCGCGATGATGATGGCGTCACCACCAAGGACCTCAGTAAG CAACTCCACTCCAGTGTGAGAACGGGCAGTTTAGAGACATGTCTTCGGCTCCTGTCCCTCGGGGCTCAGGCCAACTTCTTCCACCCG GAAAAAGGCACTACCCCACTCCATGTAGCAGCCAAGGCAGGCCAGATCTTGCAGGCTGAGCTCTTAGTGGTGTATGGTGCAGACCCTGGAGCACCCGACATAAACGGACGTACGCCTATGGACTATGCAAG gcAGGCTGGTCACATAGAGTTAGCAGAGCGGCTTGTGGAGTGTCAGTATGAGCTGACAGACAGGCTAGCCTTCTACCTGTGTGGACGGCGTCCAG atcACAAGAACGGCCATTATATCATTCCTCAAATGGCAGACAG CCTGGACCTGTCAGAACTGGCCAAGGCTGCCAAGAAGAAGCTCCAAGCG CTCAATAATCGGCTGTTTGAAGAGCTAGCGATGGATGTCTACGATGAGGTGGATCGCAGAGAAAATGATGCAG TGTGGCTTACGACCCAGAACCACAGCACTCTGGTAACAGAACGCAGCGCAGTGCCCTTCCTACCAGTCAATCCTGAATACTCTGCCACACGCAACCAg GGCCGTCAGAAGCTGGCTCGGTTCAATGCTCGGGAGTTTGCCACTCTCATCATCGATATCCTGAGCGACGCTAAAAGGAGACAGCAGGGAAAAGGACTCAGCAGCCCTACAG ACCCACTGGACCTGGGTATTGATGATGACCAGCATGACTATGACAGCGTAGCATCTGATGAAGACACAGACAGTGAGCTAACcacccagaacaacaacaacacacaccgCAGCAACCGAGCAAAG agtATGGACTCGTCAGACTTGTCAGACGGTCCAATCACCTTGCAGGAGTACCTTGAGGTGAAGAAAGCCCTGGCCTCCTCAGAAGCCAAGGTGCAGCAGCTCATGAAAGTCAACAACAACCTGAGCGAGGAGCTGCGGCGGCTTCAAAAGGAG ATCACACGGATGCAGACAGAGAACAGTGCCCTGCGGGGTGGCCAGCAGGCTGGGGGGGCAGCCGGCCATGGGGTAGGAGGCCatggtggagggggaggaggccaCTGGCAAGGGGGTGTAATGCGAGGAGGAATAAGTGGAGGGGGTCTTGGTGGGTTTGGGCACGGAGCGGACACCCCGGGGCTCTCTGTGCCCTCCTCCGGGGCTCCCCACTCCAATCCCCACCGGAGAGACCGCCAGGCCTTCTCTATGTACGAGCCAGGGGCGGCCCCCGGCCCCAAGGTCCATGGCCCCCCAGCCCTGGACTCCCTGGCAGCCCGCCTGCAGCCCCTCAACACACCCAGC GTAAGGAAGGGTAGCACAGGGGGTCCAGTGTCGTATGGAGGCCATCATCTGTCTGGATCTACAGAGATGGGCAGATACATG AAGCACGGCAGTGGCACTGACAGTGACTatgacaacacacaaacatatgacCTCTCGCTAAGGTCAGATTCACG TATGGGCCGCAGCAGTGAGGAAGAGGGTCGTGGGGACTCTGAGGAAGGTGGGGGCGGTGAGACGTGGGAGCCGGACTCCACCCTGCCTTGTACAGAGGACGTCATACTGAAGACTGAGCAGGTGACCAAGAACATCCAGGAGCTGCTCAGGGCCGCCCAGGAGTTCAAACATGACAG ctttGTTCCATGTTCTGAGAAGATCCACTCTGCTGTCACTGAGATGGCCTCACTCTTCCCAAAA CGTCCAGCGTTGGATGCAGTCCACGGCTCCCTCCGGCTGTTGGCTTCCAGTGCCTCGCGGTTGCAGGTGGAGTGCCGCAAGGCGGTGCCCTCGGAGCCTGGGGCCCCCGCAGTGGACTACCAGCTCCTCACTCAGCAGGTCATCCAGTGCGCCTATGACATCGCCAAGGCCGCCAAGCAACTGGTCACCATCACCACTCGTGAGAAGAAACAGTGA
- the git1 gene encoding ARF GTPase-activating protein GIT1 isoform X2 → MSRKLQRTEVCADCSAPDPGWTSINRGVLICDECCSVHRSLGRHISIVKHLRHSGWPPALLQMVQTLASNGANSIWEHSLLDPAQVQSGRRKPNPQDKVHPTKSEFIRAKYQMLAFVHKLPCRDDDGVTTKDLSKQLHSSVRTGSLETCLRLLSLGAQANFFHPEKGTTPLHVAAKAGQILQAELLVVYGADPGAPDINGRTPMDYARQAGHIELAERLVECQYELTDRLAFYLCGRRPDHKNGHYIIPQMADRARPKCPTQSLDLSELAKAAKKKLQALNNRLFEELAMDVYDEVDRRENDAVWLTTQNHSTLVTERSAVPFLPVNPEYSATRNQGRQKLARFNAREFATLIIDILSDAKRRQQGKGLSSPTDPLDLGIDDDQHDYDSVASDEDTDSELTTQNNNNTHRSNRAKSMDSSDLSDGPITLQEYLEVKKALASSEAKVQQLMKVNNNLSEELRRLQKEITRMQTENSALRGGQQAGGAAGHGVGGHGGGGGGHWQGGVMRGGISGGGLGGFGHGADTPGLSVPSSGAPHSNPHRRDRQAFSMYEPGAAPGPKVHGPPALDSLAARLQPLNTPSVRKGSTGGPVSYGGHHLSGSTEMGRYMKHGSGTDSDYDNTQTYDLSLSMGRSSEEEGRGDSEEGGGGETWEPDSTLPCTEDVILKTEQVTKNIQELLRAAQEFKHDSFVPCSEKIHSAVTEMASLFPKRPALDAVHGSLRLLASSASRLQVECRKAVPSEPGAPAVDYQLLTQQVIQCAYDIAKAAKQLVTITTREKKQ, encoded by the exons ATGTCAAGGAAGCTTCAGAGGACAGAAGTCTGCGCCGACTGCAGTGCGCCAG ACCCCGGCTGGACCAGTATCAACCGAGGGGTCCTGATCTGTGATGAATGCTGTTCAGTTCACCGCAGCTTAGGGCGTCATATCTCCATAGTCAAGCACCTGAGGCACAGCGGATGGCCTCCAGCACTACTGCAG ATGGTTCAGACCTTGGCCAGTAATGGGGCCAACTCCATATGGGAACACAGTCTCCTGGACCCTGCTCAGGTGCAGAGTGGTCGAAGGAAACCAAACCCCCAGGACAAAGTCCA TCCCACTAAGTCAGAGTTCATTAGAGCCAAATACCAGATGCTGGCCTTTGTACACAAGCTGCCCTGCCGCGATGATGATGGCGTCACCACCAAGGACCTCAGTAAG CAACTCCACTCCAGTGTGAGAACGGGCAGTTTAGAGACATGTCTTCGGCTCCTGTCCCTCGGGGCTCAGGCCAACTTCTTCCACCCG GAAAAAGGCACTACCCCACTCCATGTAGCAGCCAAGGCAGGCCAGATCTTGCAGGCTGAGCTCTTAGTGGTGTATGGTGCAGACCCTGGAGCACCCGACATAAACGGACGTACGCCTATGGACTATGCAAG gcAGGCTGGTCACATAGAGTTAGCAGAGCGGCTTGTGGAGTGTCAGTATGAGCTGACAGACAGGCTAGCCTTCTACCTGTGTGGACGGCGTCCAG atcACAAGAACGGCCATTATATCATTCCTCAAATGGCAGACAG AGCTCGTCCTAAGTGCCCGACACAGAG CCTGGACCTGTCAGAACTGGCCAAGGCTGCCAAGAAGAAGCTCCAAGCG CTCAATAATCGGCTGTTTGAAGAGCTAGCGATGGATGTCTACGATGAGGTGGATCGCAGAGAAAATGATGCAG TGTGGCTTACGACCCAGAACCACAGCACTCTGGTAACAGAACGCAGCGCAGTGCCCTTCCTACCAGTCAATCCTGAATACTCTGCCACACGCAACCAg GGCCGTCAGAAGCTGGCTCGGTTCAATGCTCGGGAGTTTGCCACTCTCATCATCGATATCCTGAGCGACGCTAAAAGGAGACAGCAGGGAAAAGGACTCAGCAGCCCTACAG ACCCACTGGACCTGGGTATTGATGATGACCAGCATGACTATGACAGCGTAGCATCTGATGAAGACACAGACAGTGAGCTAACcacccagaacaacaacaacacacaccgCAGCAACCGAGCAAAG agtATGGACTCGTCAGACTTGTCAGACGGTCCAATCACCTTGCAGGAGTACCTTGAGGTGAAGAAAGCCCTGGCCTCCTCAGAAGCCAAGGTGCAGCAGCTCATGAAAGTCAACAACAACCTGAGCGAGGAGCTGCGGCGGCTTCAAAAGGAG ATCACACGGATGCAGACAGAGAACAGTGCCCTGCGGGGTGGCCAGCAGGCTGGGGGGGCAGCCGGCCATGGGGTAGGAGGCCatggtggagggggaggaggccaCTGGCAAGGGGGTGTAATGCGAGGAGGAATAAGTGGAGGGGGTCTTGGTGGGTTTGGGCACGGAGCGGACACCCCGGGGCTCTCTGTGCCCTCCTCCGGGGCTCCCCACTCCAATCCCCACCGGAGAGACCGCCAGGCCTTCTCTATGTACGAGCCAGGGGCGGCCCCCGGCCCCAAGGTCCATGGCCCCCCAGCCCTGGACTCCCTGGCAGCCCGCCTGCAGCCCCTCAACACACCCAGC GTAAGGAAGGGTAGCACAGGGGGTCCAGTGTCGTATGGAGGCCATCATCTGTCTGGATCTACAGAGATGGGCAGATACATG AAGCACGGCAGTGGCACTGACAGTGACTatgacaacacacaaacatatgacCTCTCGCTAAG TATGGGCCGCAGCAGTGAGGAAGAGGGTCGTGGGGACTCTGAGGAAGGTGGGGGCGGTGAGACGTGGGAGCCGGACTCCACCCTGCCTTGTACAGAGGACGTCATACTGAAGACTGAGCAGGTGACCAAGAACATCCAGGAGCTGCTCAGGGCCGCCCAGGAGTTCAAACATGACAG ctttGTTCCATGTTCTGAGAAGATCCACTCTGCTGTCACTGAGATGGCCTCACTCTTCCCAAAA CGTCCAGCGTTGGATGCAGTCCACGGCTCCCTCCGGCTGTTGGCTTCCAGTGCCTCGCGGTTGCAGGTGGAGTGCCGCAAGGCGGTGCCCTCGGAGCCTGGGGCCCCCGCAGTGGACTACCAGCTCCTCACTCAGCAGGTCATCCAGTGCGCCTATGACATCGCCAAGGCCGCCAAGCAACTGGTCACCATCACCACTCGTGAGAAGAAACAGTGA